A window of the Euwallacea fornicatus isolate EFF26 chromosome 15, ASM4011564v1, whole genome shotgun sequence genome harbors these coding sequences:
- the kek1 gene encoding leucine-rich repeat-containing protein 24, which translates to MRFLALLGVVAVFAVSARSESCPSICTCKWKNGKRTVECMERGLIKIPESADPETQVLDLSVNNIQILPRETFYRSGLVNLQRLFLRSCRLGQIDDRAFKGVTNLIELDLSSNLLTAIPSHTFRDTPFLRELIISNNPIQKIDSGAFSNIPSLIKLDISNCEIKTVVPGAFKGIDGLESLKINDNYLTELRPNTVQNLSKLHGVELHNNPWFCDCRLREVKKWLKGHNIPYPIAPRCNGPERLMKKSFAEIHIDDLACKPDILPANRYIETAAGENATIVCRASAQPAPHIKWYWNGKLLVNNSFFSNHQKITILELSLGEHEKKGILVISNVQEVDAVEFFCAAENRAGSSETNFTLRVISRPLGITSLGNGQIAGLSAALAVLILLVLVIISVLLMRVRRSPYVETKTPRQLEVVTVVNGSALPNGKAAISPISAIQSTERKQPSDLNLCNPIQKPPRANDPPPSGFISPSSNSGNNPDLINDMRQQETSEVPPTAAEQYQDRPASGEYSRNVDSLYPSSLWDSDSYNIQRVGSNSGFSYDDKTPIIEGNCANQLDESSSYRNKALGYPPDYGLPLPMSEMASSATQVSLPASTKTLRVWQKGGVPVLPPVTALKRALSSSRNSPDEGYQEGCGTDV; encoded by the coding sequence ATGCGTTTTCTTGCTCTTTTAGGGGTCGTTGCAGTGTTCGCCGTTTCGGCAAGGTCGGAATCGTGTCCCTCCATATGCACGTGCAAGTGGAAAAACGGCAAAAGGACTGTGGAGTGTATGGAGCGGGGGCTGATAAAAATCCCCGAGAGTGCCGATCCGGAAACGCAAGTTTTGGATCTTTCGGTTAACAACATCCAGATTCTGCCAAGGGAAACGTTCTATCGGTCCGGGCTTGTAAATCTACAGCGATTGTTCCTGCGGAGCTGCCGCTTGGGCCAAATAGACGACCGAGCTTTCAAGGGAGTTACCAACCTCATCGAGCTGGACTTGTCCAGCAATCTCCTCACTGCGATTCCCTCCCACACGTTCCGAGACACGCCCTTTCTCCGGGAGTTGATAATCTCCAACAATCCAATTCAAAAGATCGATTCTGGAGCTTTCAGCAACATACCAAGCCTCATCAAGCTGGACATCTCAAACTGCGAAATTAAAACTGTAGTGCCTGGAGCTTTCAAGGGAATCGATGGCTTGGAATCTCTGAAGATCAACGACAACTACTTAACGGAGCTGCGACCCAACACTGTGCAAAACTTATCAAAGTTGCATGGGGTGGAGTTGCACAACAATCCGTGGTTTTGCGACTGCCGTTTAAGGGAGGTGAAGAAATGGTTGAAGGGCCATAACATCCCTTATCCGATTGCTCCTAGATGTAATGGGCCGGAGAGATTAATGAAGAAGTCATTTGCCGAGATCCATATCGATGATCTGGCTTGCAAGCCTGACATACTACCAGCTAATCGCTATATTGAAACTGCTGCTGGGGAGAATGCTACTATTGTATGCCGCGCAAGCGCACAACCAGCTCCCCATATCAAGTGGTATTGGAATGGGAAACTATTAGTTAACaactcatttttttctaaccACCAGAAGATCACTATACTGGAATTGTCCCTAGGGGAGCATGAGAAGAAGGGCATTTTGGTGATTAGCAACGTGCAAGAGGTTGACGCTGTAGAATTCTTCTGTGCTGCAGAAAATCGTGCTGGAAGCTCAGAAACCAACTTCACCTTGAGGGTGATCTCCAGGCCCCTAGGGATCACGTCCCTAGGCAATGGGCAGATCGCAGGTCTAAGTGCAGCATTGGCAGTGCTAATTTTGCTAGTTTTGGTGATCATCTCAGTGTTGCTGATGCGAGTCAGGCGCAGCCCTTATGTGGAGACAAAAACCCCTCGCCAGCTGGAGGTGGTGACTGTCGTCAATGGGTCAGCATTGCCCAATGGGAAAGCGGCGATTTCCCCTATAAGCGCAATTCAATCCACCGAAAGAAAACAGCCCAGCGATCTGAACCTATGCAACCCCATTCAAAAGCCCCCAAGGGCCAACGACCCTCCTCCGAGCGGATTCATCTCACCTTCTTCGAACTCCGGCAACAACCCGGATTTAATAAACGACATGAGGCAGCAAGAGACCAGTGAGGTGCCCCCAACTGCCGCTGAGCAATACCAGGACCGCCCTGCTAGCGGCGAATACAGCAGAAATGTGGATTCCTTATACCCTTCTAGTTTATGGGATAGTGACTCCTACAACATCCAAAGAGTGGGCAGTAATTCAGGTTTCAGTTATGACGACAAGACTCCCATCATTGAAGGGAATTGTGCCAACCAGCTAGATGAATCATCGAGCTACAGGAACAAGGCTCTGGGCTACCCACCAGACTATGGTCTTCCACTGCCCATGTCCGAAATGGCTTCCTCAGCTACGCAAGTAAGCCTTCCGGCGTCCACGAAAACTCTGAGAGTGTGGCAAAAGGGCGGAGTTCCAGTGCTGCCTCCAGTCACGGCCCTTAAAAGGGCTTTGAGCAGTAGTAGAAACTCTCCGGATGAAGGGTACCAAGAAGGGTGCGGCACTGACGTTTAA
- the LOC136343523 gene encoding uncharacterized protein — MDVEDKLDEDFLFFTNFTSTFLKRINDRNVFRKCMEWILKLCTEPCEGVDRKRCRNMYLSNLLVHMQNEKLEEPFLRPPFSVDISDAMEVFCSIPDSLEKPAWLDDLELDLGNVSGYPDKSGRTYFATKTLPNEQGAFAYIGVSLTGSDWMNPPMAAGDATLHGPATMEDQIAQTYREHTPEYQIGKILAKRKNPEERQRVLTFYDTLLQLLANELSGEAPEFNETVEGLLGQLVADLKDKGQYDNFCANMNDYEKRTELLVTLYDRIKIRRDKLAAREEFLDDTEQKVMRQLFEVPQVEPDDEYQLPAAMWQQAIEKMPHRRHMEALKQKYPNTVVKKFISYLTSFKEEIVERVHKRHQRIATQMKKDLRNETAKKKKEVEEKEITCIETEKVYRAVTEHWRETKSAVKHNRNQQNIEGSDHTLLYAELRATALDAQKLVEEEDARGKFLAEQINNVAEQNDIVKEIHDESIKKWKSDSAKILNRIREINEAIRRYKRRIEKFRLMEKSTGMILSKTLSGELYF; from the exons ATGGACGTTGAGGACAAACTGGATGAGGACTTCCTTTTCTTCACGAACTTCACCAGCACCTTCCTCAAACGCATCAACGATCGCAATGTCTTCAGGAAGTGCATGGAGtggattttgaagctctgcaCCGAGCCCTGCGAAGGGGTAGACAGGAAACGATGCAGGAATATGTATCTGTCCAATCTACTGGTGCACATGCAGAACGAAAAACTGGAAGAACCGTTCTTGCGGCCCCCATTTTCTGTGGATATATCTGATGCCATGGAG gtattttgcAGCATCCCTGACTCGCTGGAAAAGCCCGCGTGGCTGGACGACTTGGAGTTAGACTTAGGGAATGTCAGTGGTTATCCAGATAAGAGTGGCAGGACCTATTTTGCCACGAAAACTCTGCCAAATGAACAGGGAGCTTTCGCCTATATCGGCGTGAGCCTCACAG GCAGCGACTGGATGAACCCCCCAATGGCCGCAGGGGATGCGACCCTTCACGGGCCAGCCACCATGGAGGATCAAATAGCACAAACATACCGTGAGCATACCCCTGAATACCAGATAGGGAAAATCTTGGCCAAGAGAAAGAACCCTGAAGAAAGACAAAGAGTCTTAACCTTCTACGATACACTGCTGCAATTGCTCGCTAATGAGCTGAGTGGCGAAGCCCCGGAATTTAATGAAACCGTGGAAGGACTCCTAGGACAGCTTGTCGCAGATCTAAAGGATAAAGGGCAATACGACAACTTCTGCGCGAATATGAACGACTACGAAAAGAGAACGGAGCTGCTGGTGACTCTCTATGATAGAATCAAAATTAGGAGAGATAAATTGGCCGCACGAGAGGAATTCCTGGACGACACCGAGCAAAAAGTGATGCggcagctcttcgaggtgccCCAAGTTGAACCTGACGACGAATACCAACTTCCTGCAGCCATGTGGCAGCAGGCGATTGAAAAGATGCCCCACAGGCGCCATATGGAGgctttgaagcaaaaatatCCAAACACTGTAGTAAAGAAATTCATAAGTTACTTAACGTCTTTCAAGGAAGAAATCGTTGAGCGCGTGCATAAGAGGCACCAGAGAATTGCCACGCAAATGAAGAAGGACCTCAGGAACGAGACAgcgaaaaagaagaaagaggTGGAGGAAAAGGAGATCACTTGCATCGAAACCGAGAAAGTGTACAGGGCCGTTACGGAGCATTGGAGAGAGACCAAGTCTGCTGTGAAGCACAACAGGAACCAGCAAAATATCGAGGGTAGTGACCACACTCTTCTATATGCAGAGCTGAGGGCCACGGCTCTGGATGCTCAGAAATTGGTGGAGGAAGAGGACGCTAGAGGCAAATTCCTGGCTGAGCAAATAAACAATGTGGCGGAGCAGAACGATATCGTTAAAGAAATTCATGACGAATCCATTAAGAAATGGAAGAGTGACAGCGCGAAGATTCTGAACAGAATCAGAGAGATCAACGAAGCTATCAGACGGTACAAGAGGAGGATTGAAAAGTTCAGACTCATGGAGAAGTCCACCGGGATGATTTTGAGCAAAACACTCTCAGGAGAGCTCTATTTCTGA